The Saccharopolyspora gloriosae genome has a segment encoding these proteins:
- a CDS encoding LLM class flavin-dependent oxidoreductase — translation MTSVPLSVLDLAPVPSGGTAASALRDTVDLAQHVERYGYRRFWLAEHHLVPGVASSSPAVLIASVAAATRRIRVGSGAVLLGQRSPLQVAEDFGTIAQLHPDRIDLGLGRSGLAKFVELAKAALEREPSDEPVSPPEPVFVDGLPVPRTTRGGPLSRARAQRLEAHVRLLGGTAQPEYDEQVREVLAFLEGTFRDADGQEAHALTAEDALLQVWVLGASAGPSARAAGRLGLPFVSNYHVTPSTVLESAASYRESFEPSARLDRPYLVVSADVLVADDDATAQELAKPFAGWVHDIRYGDGAQPYLTPAEADRRTWTDPERAVVADRLQTRIVGSPETVVERLDVLRRVTGADELLITTITHDHQDRLRSFELLAKAWADHPAGER, via the coding sequence ATGACATCGGTTCCGCTCTCGGTCCTCGACCTGGCGCCGGTCCCCTCGGGTGGAACGGCCGCGAGCGCCCTGCGGGACACGGTCGACCTCGCCCAGCACGTCGAGCGGTACGGCTACCGGCGGTTCTGGCTGGCCGAACATCACCTGGTGCCGGGCGTCGCCTCGTCCTCCCCGGCGGTGCTGATCGCCTCGGTGGCGGCCGCGACCCGCCGCATCAGGGTCGGTTCCGGTGCGGTGCTGCTCGGGCAGCGCTCTCCGCTGCAGGTCGCGGAGGACTTCGGCACCATCGCTCAGCTGCACCCGGACCGGATCGATCTCGGACTCGGGCGCTCCGGTCTGGCGAAGTTCGTCGAGCTCGCCAAAGCCGCACTCGAACGGGAACCGTCCGACGAGCCGGTGAGCCCGCCGGAACCCGTGTTCGTCGACGGACTTCCGGTGCCGCGCACCACGCGCGGCGGCCCCCTGTCGCGGGCTCGCGCGCAACGGCTCGAAGCGCACGTCCGGCTGCTCGGCGGAACAGCGCAACCGGAGTACGACGAGCAGGTGCGCGAGGTGCTCGCATTCCTCGAGGGAACGTTCCGCGACGCCGACGGGCAGGAGGCGCACGCGCTCACCGCGGAAGACGCGCTGCTGCAGGTGTGGGTGCTCGGGGCCAGCGCCGGACCCAGTGCCCGCGCGGCGGGGCGGCTCGGGTTGCCGTTCGTGTCGAACTACCACGTCACGCCGAGCACGGTGCTCGAATCGGCCGCGTCCTACCGCGAGTCCTTCGAGCCCTCCGCGCGGCTGGACCGGCCGTACCTCGTGGTCTCCGCGGACGTGCTGGTCGCCGACGACGACGCCACCGCGCAGGAACTCGCCAAGCCGTTCGCCGGCTGGGTGCACGACATCCGCTACGGAGATGGCGCCCAGCCCTACCTGACCCCGGCCGAAGCGGACCGGCGCACCTGGACCGACCCCGAGCGCGCCGTCGTCGCCGACCGGCTGCAGACCCGCATCGTCGGCTCCCCGGAGACCGTGGTGGAACGGCTCGACGTGCTGCGCCGAGTCACCGGGGCCGACGAGCTGCTGATCACGACGATCACCCACGACCACCAGGACCGCCTCCGCTCGTTCGAGCTGCTGGCGAAGGCGTGGGCCGACCACCCGGCAGGGGAGCGCTGA
- a CDS encoding aldolase/citrate lyase family protein encodes MIEGDVETAVRAARSWMYTPGTKPELFESAARNGADAVILDLEESVLPADKAAARNIVIEHVTTAARDDVVTSVRINSASTAAGLADLTALISADVAPDVLVLPKMESAGALGVIENLLFEASSRTMLVPLIETARGVRDLPRILASQHRVVAVLVGAADLAANLGAAGDWESLQSVRSSIVLAAGAVDVVAIDAPFFETGDQLGLAEETNRAARLGFSAKAVIHPKQVSAINTAFAPTEDQLTWANRVMSVYAAGGGELEGETVDDAVAHRARRYLRRSKSVDTLTPTT; translated from the coding sequence ATGATCGAAGGCGACGTGGAGACCGCGGTGCGCGCCGCGCGCAGCTGGATGTACACACCCGGCACGAAGCCGGAACTTTTCGAATCGGCGGCCCGCAACGGAGCCGACGCCGTGATCCTCGACCTCGAGGAATCCGTGCTACCGGCGGACAAAGCGGCCGCTCGCAACATCGTCATCGAGCACGTGACCACGGCGGCACGCGACGACGTGGTGACCTCGGTGCGGATCAACTCGGCGTCGACCGCCGCCGGGCTGGCCGACCTCACCGCGTTGATCTCGGCGGACGTCGCGCCGGACGTGCTGGTGCTGCCGAAGATGGAATCGGCCGGTGCGCTCGGCGTCATCGAGAACCTGCTGTTCGAGGCGAGCAGCAGGACGATGCTCGTCCCGCTCATCGAGACCGCGCGCGGCGTCCGGGACCTGCCGCGCATCCTCGCCTCGCAGCACCGGGTGGTGGCCGTGCTGGTCGGTGCCGCGGACCTGGCCGCGAACCTCGGCGCAGCGGGGGACTGGGAGTCGTTGCAATCCGTGCGCAGCTCCATCGTGCTCGCCGCGGGCGCGGTGGACGTCGTCGCCATCGACGCCCCGTTCTTCGAGACCGGGGACCAGCTCGGTCTGGCGGAGGAGACCAACCGCGCCGCCCGGCTGGGGTTCTCGGCGAAGGCCGTGATCCACCCGAAGCAGGTCTCCGCGATCAACACCGCGTTCGCCCCGACGGAGGACCAACTCACCTGGGCGAACCGAGTCATGTCGGTCTACGCGGCAGGCGGCGGTGAACTGGAGGGCGAGACCGTCGACGACGCGGTCGCCCACCGAGCCCGCCGCTACCTCCGCCGCAGCAAATCCGTCGACACCCTCACCCCGACCACCTGA
- a CDS encoding phosphogluconate dehydrogenase C-terminal domain-containing protein produces the protein MTDSKLTIAVIGAGGKMGMRVSNNLQRTEHTVRYSENSPAGQERVTEAGREVTETAVAVADADVVILAVPDIVLGKVSEEVVPQLRAGSIVVTLDPAAAYANLLAQREDLEYVVAHPCHPSVFLQRRTPEELADTFGGIAAPQEVVAAIESGNEERRAVAETVIRAMYAPVVDVHWVTVKQLAYLEPTLVETVACMVGDLLKEALHETVHTVGVPEPAARAMLLGHTQVALANTLKGDNPFSDACLIAMDYGRESIIKDDWKKIFNDEQLDAVITRMLKLDGIKR, from the coding sequence ATGACGGACTCGAAGCTGACGATCGCGGTCATCGGCGCGGGCGGCAAGATGGGCATGCGGGTGTCGAACAACCTGCAGCGCACCGAGCACACCGTGCGCTACAGCGAGAACTCCCCCGCCGGTCAGGAACGCGTCACCGAGGCGGGCCGCGAGGTCACCGAGACCGCCGTCGCCGTCGCGGACGCCGATGTGGTGATCCTGGCGGTGCCGGACATCGTGCTCGGCAAGGTCTCCGAGGAGGTCGTGCCGCAGCTGCGCGCCGGTTCCATCGTGGTCACCCTCGACCCGGCCGCCGCGTACGCGAATCTGCTCGCGCAGCGCGAGGACCTGGAGTACGTGGTCGCGCACCCCTGCCACCCGTCGGTGTTCCTGCAGCGCCGCACGCCGGAGGAGCTCGCGGACACCTTCGGCGGCATCGCGGCGCCGCAGGAGGTCGTCGCCGCGATCGAGTCCGGGAACGAGGAACGCCGCGCGGTCGCCGAGACGGTGATCCGCGCGATGTACGCGCCGGTCGTGGACGTGCACTGGGTGACGGTCAAGCAGCTCGCCTACCTGGAGCCGACGCTGGTCGAGACGGTGGCCTGCATGGTCGGCGACCTGCTCAAGGAGGCGCTGCACGAGACGGTGCACACCGTCGGCGTCCCGGAGCCGGCGGCGCGCGCGATGCTGCTCGGGCACACCCAGGTGGCGCTGGCGAACACGCTCAAGGGCGACAACCCGTTCTCCGACGCCTGCCTGATCGCGATGGACTACGGCCGCGAGTCGATCATCAAGGACGACTGGAAGAAGATCTTCAACGACGAGCAACTGGACGCCGTGATCACCCGGATGCTCAAGCTGGACGGCATCAAGCGCTGA
- a CDS encoding LLM class flavin-dependent oxidoreductase, protein MRLDVLSLGSTEPDPVTGTRRGTAEHVDDTLQIGPDHFGFGEHHAGRTVASSPPVVLSAITARTTRTVRCGARMRAGGSLRRLAVPGCAPAHPESKDPPTR, encoded by the coding sequence GTGCGGCTCGACGTGCTGAGCCTCGGCAGCACCGAACCGGACCCGGTGACCGGGACCCGCCGGGGCACCGCGGAACACGTCGACGACACGCTGCAGATCGGCCCGGACCACTTCGGATTCGGCGAGCACCACGCCGGGCGCACCGTGGCGAGCTCGCCGCCGGTGGTGCTGTCCGCGATCACCGCGCGCACCACCCGGACGGTCCGGTGCGGAGCGCGTATGCGTGCTGGTGGGTCGCTGCGACGGCTCGCCGTCCCGGGATGCGCCCCTGCACACCCCGAGTCGAAGGACCCGCCGACGCGATGA
- a CDS encoding acyl-CoA dehydrogenase family protein codes for MVTIERAQTLADEVLFPAASAVDAGGTVPRSHFDLLAQEGFYALAAPEEHGGQGLTIHENARIFEALAGGCLTTAFVWAQHHGVVRGLATTDRVELRERHLADAVRGTLRGGVSFAGAIPQPPRLHAVPVDGGYRLDGEAPFVSGWGLVDVLQLSARHGDLVVNGLVEARPDTGIRVEPLDLVAAQGTSTVRLWFDGYFLPADRILGEVPHAAVIAAQAGSSRLNGSLPLGLAGRCARLIAEAGRREVADQVEAERDAVRNRLDKAFDEGADISPDRAAAADLALRAAGAVVTAAGSSALLLGAHGQRLVREATFTLVAASRPPIKDGILSLLAGGVR; via the coding sequence GTGGTCACCATTGAGCGCGCGCAGACCCTTGCCGACGAGGTGCTGTTCCCCGCGGCGTCCGCGGTCGATGCCGGCGGCACGGTGCCGCGCAGCCACTTCGACCTGTTGGCGCAGGAGGGTTTCTACGCGCTGGCGGCGCCGGAGGAGCACGGCGGCCAGGGGTTGACGATCCACGAGAACGCTCGGATCTTCGAAGCGCTCGCCGGGGGCTGCCTGACCACCGCGTTCGTCTGGGCTCAGCACCACGGCGTGGTGCGCGGGCTCGCCACCACCGACCGCGTCGAACTGCGGGAGCGCCACCTCGCCGACGCGGTGCGCGGCACGTTGCGCGGCGGAGTGTCGTTCGCCGGGGCCATCCCGCAGCCGCCGCGATTGCACGCGGTGCCGGTCGACGGCGGCTACCGCCTCGACGGTGAGGCGCCGTTCGTCAGCGGCTGGGGCCTGGTCGACGTGTTGCAGCTGTCGGCGCGGCACGGCGACCTCGTCGTCAACGGACTCGTCGAAGCACGGCCGGATACCGGGATCCGCGTCGAACCGCTCGATCTCGTTGCGGCGCAGGGAACCTCGACGGTGCGGCTGTGGTTCGACGGCTACTTCCTCCCGGCCGACCGGATACTCGGCGAGGTTCCGCACGCGGCGGTGATCGCCGCCCAAGCCGGTAGTTCCCGGCTCAACGGCTCCCTGCCGCTGGGATTGGCCGGGCGGTGCGCGCGGCTCATCGCCGAAGCCGGACGACGCGAGGTCGCCGACCAGGTCGAAGCTGAACGGGACGCGGTGCGGAACCGGCTGGACAAGGCCTTCGACGAGGGCGCGGACATCTCACCCGACCGAGCCGCGGCCGCCGATCTGGCGTTGCGCGCGGCCGGTGCCGTCGTCACCGCGGCCGGAAGTTCCGCGCTGCTCCTCGGCGCGCACGGGCAGCGATTGGTGCGGGAGGCAACGTTCACCCTGGTGGCCGCCTCCCGGCCGCCGATCAAGGACGGCATCCTGAGCCTGTTGGCGGGCGGCGTTCGCTGA
- a CDS encoding iron-siderophore ABC transporter substrate-binding protein, translating to MVIIERAPALIAAKKVALITLLVGLLAGCSTAPAPPEAASVPVPHRLGTAFAPPHPARVVALGPADLDAALALGVRPVGVGLPLSAEIPPWAQRPDWHPVTLRPTDGGYSTEAIAELHPDLILAGSDYYIDREYPELSRLAPTTAFEHAPDEEPWQVTTRQVGRALGKAAEADRLVTGTEDRIRTESAAHPQLAGAEFAVTLAHGPGGLGVIRSSRDVTVRTLTEFGLSLSPAAASLPGKGFSAQVSAENLAQVDTDVLITAYPNPALRPELESAPVFRNLRAVRDGGYLPVDGPDWPALREPGVLALPYLIDHVLPGLAEAAAHRS from the coding sequence GTGGTCATCATCGAGCGTGCACCGGCCCTGATCGCGGCGAAGAAGGTCGCGCTGATCACCCTGCTGGTCGGCCTGCTCGCCGGATGCTCCACGGCACCGGCTCCGCCGGAGGCGGCGAGCGTGCCGGTGCCGCACCGGCTCGGCACCGCCTTCGCACCGCCGCACCCGGCGCGGGTCGTCGCGCTCGGCCCCGCCGATCTCGACGCGGCGCTCGCCCTGGGCGTGCGGCCGGTCGGGGTCGGTCTGCCGTTGTCGGCGGAGATCCCGCCGTGGGCGCAGCGTCCCGACTGGCATCCGGTGACGTTGCGGCCCACCGACGGCGGCTACTCCACCGAGGCCATCGCCGAACTGCACCCGGATCTGATCCTCGCGGGCAGCGACTACTACATCGACCGCGAGTATCCCGAGCTGTCCCGCCTCGCACCGACCACCGCGTTCGAGCACGCGCCCGACGAGGAGCCGTGGCAGGTCACGACCCGGCAGGTCGGGCGGGCGCTGGGCAAGGCCGCCGAGGCCGACCGGCTCGTCACCGGCACCGAGGACCGCATCCGCACCGAATCGGCGGCACATCCGCAGCTGGCGGGCGCCGAGTTCGCGGTCACCCTCGCGCACGGTCCGGGCGGGCTCGGCGTGATCCGATCTTCGCGGGACGTCACGGTCCGCACGCTCACCGAGTTCGGCCTGAGCCTGTCACCGGCCGCGGCGAGCCTTCCGGGAAAGGGGTTCTCCGCGCAGGTCAGCGCGGAGAACCTGGCTCAGGTCGACACCGACGTGCTCATCACCGCCTACCCGAATCCGGCGCTGCGCCCGGAACTCGAATCGGCACCGGTCTTCCGCAACCTCCGCGCCGTGCGGGACGGCGGCTACCTGCCGGTCGACGGCCCGGACTGGCCCGCGCTGCGCGAACCCGGTGTCCTGGCGCTTCCCTACCTGATCGACCACGTGCTGCCCGGCCTCGCCGAAGCCGCCGCGCACCGGAGCTAG
- a CDS encoding ATP-binding protein, with product MRLVREFADRPGQDGTAHSRPLPVLLFTGPRGSGKTAFLAALEQRLDQQVPYARIDCDELGPIRATLSAIAYELNRNSSGHDRIAFPDSSPGRSSPNRTSTAPIPRSRGCKPSKRWPNTAAATGC from the coding sequence ATGCGCCTGGTGCGGGAATTCGCCGACCGCCCCGGCCAGGACGGAACCGCCCACAGCAGACCGCTGCCGGTGCTGCTGTTCACCGGACCGCGCGGCAGCGGCAAGACCGCCTTCCTCGCCGCCCTCGAACAACGCCTCGACCAGCAGGTTCCCTACGCGCGCATCGACTGCGACGAACTCGGTCCGATCCGGGCCACGCTCTCGGCCATCGCCTACGAGCTGAACCGGAACAGCTCCGGACACGACCGGATCGCCTTCCCCGATTCATCACCGGGCAGATCGTCGCCGAACAGGACCTCGACGGCACCGATCCCGCGCTCGCGCGGCTGCAAGCCGAGCAAGCGCTGGCCGAACACCGCAGCAGCGACCGGCTGCTGA
- a CDS encoding NtaA/DmoA family FMN-dependent monooxygenase (This protein belongs to a clade of FMN-dependent monooxygenases, within a broader family of flavin-dependent oxidoreductases, the luciferase-like monooxygenase (LMM) family, some of whose members use coenzyme F420 rather than FMN.) has product MTRELIYNAFLHLTPNHHSHGYWRTPEGQVQYGYTKLEPYVDVVRTLERGRFDALFVADVSGVYDLEFGDGTATVRAGSQFPEPDPVTIVSALGLVTEHLGIAVTSNIVQSHPFSFARQLSSLDHFTDGRVAWNIVTSYLTNGFQNFGYDRIVSHDERYRWAQEYADVTYKLWQKSWEDGAVLHDAATNRFFAPERIHRIDHNGERYKVAGPHLVEPSPQRVPVLFQAGNSGAGREFAVRNAEVTFLPSNTPEAAARDIAVLDELAVSQGRDPKSLKKIVQLSTVIGSTEQEARRKQQYLRDNADYAALRAFLSGGSGIDLSDIDPDTTLDELRDRVELGDHVRSMLRAAADADYGDGSPVTFGDFLVSKALLPGRFAGTPEQIADEVQRWADAGVDGFNVVPITTLGWWDEWVDHVVPVLQRRGLAQREYYPGTLREKLFRRGDTIDPTHRAHAVTLG; this is encoded by the coding sequence ATGACCCGCGAACTGATCTACAACGCGTTCCTGCACCTGACGCCCAACCACCACAGCCACGGCTACTGGCGCACACCCGAGGGGCAGGTGCAGTACGGCTACACGAAGCTGGAGCCCTACGTTGATGTCGTGCGGACTCTGGAGCGGGGGCGGTTCGACGCGTTGTTCGTCGCGGACGTCTCCGGCGTCTACGACCTCGAGTTCGGCGACGGCACCGCGACCGTCCGGGCCGGCTCGCAGTTCCCCGAACCCGACCCGGTCACGATCGTGTCGGCGCTGGGCCTGGTCACCGAGCACCTCGGTATCGCGGTCACCAGCAACATCGTGCAGAGCCACCCGTTCTCGTTCGCCCGCCAACTGTCCTCATTGGACCACTTCACCGACGGCCGGGTCGCGTGGAACATCGTCACGTCCTATCTCACCAACGGGTTCCAGAACTTCGGCTACGACCGGATCGTCTCGCACGACGAGCGTTACCGGTGGGCACAGGAATACGCCGACGTCACCTACAAGCTGTGGCAGAAGTCCTGGGAGGACGGTGCGGTCCTGCACGACGCCGCGACCAACCGGTTCTTCGCCCCCGAACGGATCCACCGCATCGACCACAACGGCGAGCGGTACAAGGTGGCCGGGCCGCACCTCGTCGAGCCCTCGCCGCAGCGGGTCCCGGTGCTGTTCCAGGCCGGGAATTCGGGCGCGGGCCGGGAATTCGCGGTCCGCAACGCCGAGGTGACCTTCCTGCCGTCGAACACCCCCGAGGCCGCGGCCCGCGACATCGCGGTGCTCGACGAGCTCGCCGTGTCCCAGGGCCGGGACCCGAAGTCGCTCAAGAAGATCGTCCAGCTGTCCACGGTGATCGGGTCGACCGAGCAGGAGGCTCGCCGCAAGCAGCAGTACCTGCGCGACAATGCCGACTACGCCGCCCTGCGCGCCTTCCTCAGCGGCGGCAGCGGAATCGATCTGTCCGACATCGACCCGGACACCACCCTCGACGAGCTGCGTGACCGCGTCGAGCTGGGTGATCACGTCCGTTCGATGCTGCGTGCGGCCGCGGACGCCGACTACGGGGACGGCTCGCCGGTGACCTTCGGCGACTTCCTCGTGTCGAAAGCCCTGCTGCCGGGCCGGTTCGCCGGCACGCCGGAGCAGATCGCCGACGAGGTGCAGCGCTGGGCCGACGCCGGGGTGGACGGGTTCAACGTCGTCCCGATCACCACGCTGGGCTGGTGGGACGAGTGGGTCGACCACGTGGTGCCGGTCCTGCAGCGGCGCGGGCTGGCCCAGCGCGAGTACTACCCCGGCACGCTGCGCGAGAAGCTGTTCCGCCGCGGTGACACGATCGACCCGACCCACCGCGCGCACGCCGTGACCCTCGGATGA
- a CDS encoding ABC transporter substrate-binding protein, producing the protein MSFETPPRPRWLLRVSLAVGTVLALALGVVVVVDVVYRCDTNVWSSDQGECVGVTDGSYAYDTKLEDVSEKILRANEEAERTPQSVTVAILMPMTANPGDSLSIEQIRDYLQGAHIAQLAQNQGGPGLKVRLALANEGRNEHAWEQVTDQLLDMVDVPGGDTSENLVAVTGLGLSAPETERGARKLSAAGVPMVGYLSADRFNSTYTENGPAIKGLARVSPSLDQELSAIAAHLDEQPDKPSTALLVHDENPYDYYTEDLRSNFKDEFDDILDNAGSSSAPYSGGPTAFGLDTQFGYIANRLCGPNAPRTVLYAGRSNLLPTFIEEVSRIGCPGDQPITVVTGSESTDLPHKSEAGRSPVSVLYASVSDRAALTDDRNVHKDRYHRFAAALHENFEKVRESNWSVMGHDATLTATEAAKRSVKGKPIVPTTGGVKANLFLLSHPRDSVPGVSGQFMLDADSGDRVSGPIPVLRRDEFGNTTAVDLGGLETAP; encoded by the coding sequence GTGAGTTTCGAAACGCCACCCCGCCCGCGATGGCTCTTACGGGTCTCGCTGGCAGTGGGAACCGTGCTCGCCCTCGCACTCGGCGTCGTTGTGGTCGTTGATGTCGTGTACCGGTGCGATACCAACGTGTGGAGCAGCGACCAGGGCGAGTGCGTTGGAGTGACGGACGGTTCGTACGCTTACGACACCAAACTGGAAGACGTCTCGGAGAAGATTCTGCGAGCGAACGAGGAAGCCGAAAGAACTCCCCAGTCCGTGACCGTGGCGATCTTGATGCCGATGACCGCCAACCCGGGCGACAGCCTGTCCATCGAGCAGATTCGCGACTACCTGCAGGGTGCCCACATCGCACAGTTGGCGCAGAATCAAGGTGGACCCGGCTTGAAGGTCCGTTTGGCACTCGCCAACGAAGGCCGCAACGAACATGCTTGGGAACAGGTCACCGATCAGCTGCTCGACATGGTCGATGTGCCGGGTGGCGACACATCGGAGAACCTGGTCGCCGTCACCGGGCTCGGGCTCAGCGCGCCCGAGACGGAGCGAGGCGCCCGCAAGTTGTCAGCGGCCGGTGTCCCCATGGTCGGTTATCTCAGCGCCGACAGGTTCAACAGCACCTACACCGAGAACGGCCCGGCCATCAAAGGTCTGGCCCGCGTGTCACCGAGTCTGGACCAGGAACTGTCCGCCATCGCCGCACACCTCGACGAACAGCCCGACAAGCCGTCCACAGCGCTTCTCGTCCACGACGAGAATCCCTATGACTACTACACCGAGGATCTTCGATCCAACTTCAAGGACGAGTTCGACGATATTCTGGACAACGCTGGGAGTTCATCCGCGCCCTACAGTGGTGGGCCGACAGCGTTCGGCCTCGACACCCAATTCGGGTACATCGCCAATCGATTGTGCGGGCCGAACGCTCCGAGAACAGTGCTGTACGCGGGACGCAGCAACTTGCTGCCCACCTTCATCGAGGAAGTCAGCAGGATCGGCTGTCCCGGCGACCAACCGATCACCGTGGTGACTGGTTCCGAATCGACCGACCTACCGCACAAGTCGGAGGCGGGCCGTTCCCCGGTTTCGGTTCTCTACGCGTCGGTGTCCGATCGCGCGGCGTTGACCGACGATCGCAACGTGCACAAAGATCGGTACCACCGGTTCGCCGCCGCCTTGCACGAGAATTTCGAGAAAGTCCGCGAATCGAACTGGAGCGTGATGGGCCACGACGCCACGCTCACAGCGACCGAGGCGGCGAAGAGGTCCGTGAAGGGCAAGCCAATCGTGCCCACCACAGGTGGCGTGAAGGCCAACCTGTTCCTGCTCAGTCACCCTAGGGACTCCGTTCCCGGCGTCAGCGGACAGTTCATGCTGGACGCGGACTCCGGTGACCGGGTCAGTGGGCCGATCCCGGTGCTGCGGCGTGACGAGTTCGGCAACACAACGGCGGTGGACCTCGGCGGACTTGAAACGGCACCGTGA
- a CDS encoding MerR family transcriptional regulator, with product MAWSTRQLAELAGTTLKTVRHYHRIGLLDEPERSSNGYKKYGVRHLIRLLRIRRLVDLGVPLSDIAAVEESGEHAEQTLRTLDAELAASIRRQQQMREELAVILEHRAAADVPAGFDAFAGEMTDADRSFLLICSRVFGPTQMASLQKLHAVPRTEADAEFDALPVDASEDTRQRLAESFAPDILQHYEEHPSLENAQVAAPGGEAVAMSVVGQGLVELYNTAQLDVLQRVHALLERGRSDRLAQDG from the coding sequence GTGGCGTGGAGCACGCGTCAACTGGCTGAGCTCGCAGGCACGACGCTGAAAACCGTCCGGCACTACCACCGGATCGGCCTGCTGGACGAGCCGGAACGGTCGTCGAACGGTTACAAGAAGTACGGGGTCCGGCATCTGATCCGGCTGCTGCGGATCCGCCGGCTCGTCGACCTGGGCGTGCCGCTGTCCGACATCGCGGCGGTGGAGGAATCGGGCGAGCACGCGGAGCAGACGCTGCGCACCCTTGATGCGGAGCTCGCGGCGAGCATCCGGCGCCAGCAGCAGATGCGGGAGGAACTGGCGGTGATCCTCGAGCACCGGGCGGCGGCCGATGTTCCCGCCGGGTTCGACGCGTTCGCCGGGGAGATGACCGACGCCGACCGGTCCTTCCTGCTGATCTGCTCACGGGTCTTCGGGCCGACGCAGATGGCCTCGTTGCAGAAGTTGCACGCGGTTCCGCGCACGGAGGCCGACGCCGAATTCGACGCCCTGCCCGTGGACGCGAGCGAGGACACCCGGCAGCGACTGGCCGAAAGCTTCGCGCCGGACATCCTCCAGCACTACGAGGAACATCCGTCGTTGGAGAACGCCCAGGTGGCTGCTCCAGGGGGAGAAGCCGTCGCGATGTCGGTCGTCGGTCAAGGACTCGTCGAGCTGTACAACACCGCCCAGCTCGACGTGCTGCAACGCGTGCACGCACTTCTTGAACGCGGGCGTTCGGACCGATTAGCGCAGGACGGCTAG
- a CDS encoding sugar phosphate isomerase/epimerase has translation MTIGLSTYAYFWQWSDHVPRPLSLIEMLADTARQGVELFQICDYPPLESMSDAELDEVRGEARRLGVRLELGTRGLRPAHLRRYLELAGRLDATLVRSMMRSADSEPTLDEAEGFLREVVPEYAAAGVTIALETYEQVPTPTLVELVERIADPHLGICLDPANVVAALELPEAVVDLTAPHVVNVHVKDFAFTRSPGWVGFQLTGAPLGTGQLDRAHEVRAVRADERDVNEVIEHWLPWQGDAETTCAVEREWTAHNLDYLRSERT, from the coding sequence ATGACGATCGGGCTCAGCACCTACGCGTACTTCTGGCAGTGGTCGGATCACGTTCCGCGGCCGCTGTCGCTGATCGAGATGCTGGCCGACACCGCGCGGCAGGGCGTCGAGCTGTTCCAGATCTGCGACTACCCGCCGCTGGAGTCGATGAGCGACGCGGAACTCGACGAAGTCCGCGGTGAGGCGCGGCGGCTCGGCGTGCGGCTGGAGCTCGGGACCCGCGGTCTGCGGCCCGCGCACCTGCGCCGCTATCTGGAGCTCGCCGGTCGGCTGGACGCGACGCTGGTGCGCTCGATGATGCGCTCCGCCGACAGCGAACCGACGCTCGACGAGGCCGAGGGCTTCCTGCGCGAGGTCGTGCCGGAGTACGCGGCGGCGGGCGTGACGATCGCGCTGGAGACCTACGAGCAGGTCCCCACCCCCACGCTCGTCGAGCTGGTGGAGCGCATCGCGGATCCGCACCTGGGCATCTGCCTGGACCCGGCGAACGTGGTGGCCGCCTTGGAACTTCCGGAGGCGGTGGTCGACCTGACCGCCCCGCACGTGGTGAACGTGCACGTGAAGGACTTCGCGTTCACCCGTTCGCCGGGCTGGGTCGGATTTCAGCTCACCGGCGCTCCGCTGGGCACCGGACAGCTGGACCGGGCGCACGAGGTGCGCGCGGTGCGCGCCGACGAGCGCGACGTGAACGAGGTCATCGAGCACTGGCTGCCCTGGCAGGGCGATGCGGAGACGACCTGCGCGGTCGAACGGGAGTGGACCGCGCACAACCTGGACTACTTGAGGAGCGAGCGGACATGA